The region GTAAGACTTCTGTATAATGCTACAATGGATGTAAAacgtctacacacccctgtttaaatggcaggtttttgtgatgtaaaaaaacgAAACCCAGATATAAATCGTCAGAACTTTTTTTCCGCCCTctatgtgaaattacaatgtataaaaagtaaagtgaaaaacaaattggaAACCTTTTTTAGCgaaaagaaaaaatgacaaaaaatgattttttgtgtgtgtgaacagccctgaactaatactttgttactcagcttactagcagacacctgaaggttttgcactaagatcaactggtatttgtagatattcatgattccctccaccttgataaaacctgcagttctggctgaagaaaagcggtcgtaaagcatgatgctgccaccaccatgcttcacctcGTGTAGGGTGTTCTTTCgatgcaccttttttttttttttgattgtgttcagaatgaaccgtTTATATATTACCTGTCCAGATGCTTTTGTTTATACTGTAAACGTGAACTCTGTACCAGGCATGTGCTTTGTTGTCTTCTCCGCTGCAGGACCTGGACATGTTCTTCCAGGAGGATGAGCAGAATGCGCAGCACCTATTAGAGAACATCCCACCACACATGCCTCGCAAAGGAGGGCAGCCGACAGCTCAGTAAGCTCACGCGCTCTTTAATGGGACGCTACGTGTATCTatgtacatacttttggccatattgtggaCTATATCATGACTAGAATGAATGAACAGTAGATATTGTGATAGAAAAGTGGACTGTCAGTGCAGGTCTGTTGAGTAACCTGGTTGTTTTCCTCTCGTTTTCTCAGAGGAGGACAGACGGCGGCTCCCAGCAAGCAGGCAGAAGTGAATTCGGCCCCCCAGGAGCAAGAACAGCCCAGGAAGCCCCCACGGAGCCAGATTAAAGAGATGGAGTTTATCACCGTGCAGGAGTTCGACAGCATCCCACAGTGAGTCGCACACAGGGATCTGAACCGACACTCATCCAAACAGCACAGCTTGAATTTGTACCGAAACTTATCCGATGGAAATCACAACCTCAGTAACGCAAAATTAAGTTGAATCCGATGTCAAAATATTTAGTGTTAATGGAAAGTTCAGGGAAAAGTGAAATCATGTAAATAACGAGTCTAATATCTGAATAgatggattatgttcataaaataaatctgtactgaggagATTACTATGTTTGctgcaaaaaattttttttatgtgactCATAAACTCAAGCAAATTTCTCTGAACATACGCAAGATAAGATATGTAAGATACGACATTGCAATTATAGCGTTTTTCACGACTGCCTCTGCTGTTCCATCTCTTCCTTATACAACAAagtatgttgattattttctctaACCAGACATAACAAAGTATTGGAGTCTTTTAGATTGAAGTGATGCTTTTCTGATAACTTCCTACCGTGACAGGTACATGAAGGGACGAGTGACGTACGACCAGCTGAACTCTGCTGTAAAAAGCATCAACACGGCCGTCACTGCGAAATATAAAATCCTTCAGCAGCCTGTCAAGAGCCTGAGTAACGCAGCCCGTAAGTTTCATCAGCGTTTCAAAGACGAGGAGACCAAGGACACTAAAGGTACATTTAACGATCAGCTGAAGTCTAATGAGTGTTGTTATATTAAACTAATACAGGTTGTGCTGTATCACTCTGGGGTCAGGGGTCGGATCGGCCCGTTTGACCACCATGCGTCTTCATTTCCTGTGAAAGAAAAACCGTAGATGTGTGAAAGGGTATAATTGATCTCATAACGAAGGTCATTAATTCCAATCGATGCCTTAACAAGCTCTAAGTGGTTATCCATcatgccttcttttttttttcccctgctttTATGAACTCCCCTTCTCTCAAGGGGATTTGTTGGTATAAGAGAAACagcagtgcttttttttgtaataaatcaaaaaaactcatt is a window of Ictalurus furcatus strain D&B chromosome 16, Billie_1.0, whole genome shotgun sequence DNA encoding:
- the ska1 gene encoding spindle and kinetochore-associated protein 1 isoform X2, with the protein product MSHCELEEVTKHINDKISLVKKLLELRAVAKDPDKRSYLLKIEQDVNAINGLLDRFERYVTQQRDLLKHLQDLDMFFQEDEQNAQHLLENIPPHMPRKGGQPTAQGGQTAAPSKQAEVNSAPQEQEQPRKPPRSQIKEMEFITVQEFDSIPQYMKGRVTYDQLNSAVKSINTAVTAKYKILQQPVKSLSNAARKFHQRFKDEETKDTKGQFFVVEEDLRELAQLKVDKRFVGMLNMLRHCQRLKELRGGGLTRYMLL